From Alienimonas californiensis, a single genomic window includes:
- a CDS encoding Uma2 family endonuclease, producing MSAALAPSPAAESAETEPARPAEPRLLMTRAEFEAADACPGTRVEWLGVTGETRDGEPLGHVRPRFGFNPDGSYAMANRQHSTLVTNLIALLLGAVDRDVWEVFTQDAEVGCLTGRHRFPDVVLTRLPARYADHPRDREFVLLNPSVCIEVLSEGTEAVDLRDKPGDYLSIPSVTDYLVVAQDEPNVLHHRRAAGGAMNDEPAAWAVERIADLAATVTLTAPAATLPLAEIYKRVFPA from the coding sequence ATGTCCGCCGCCCTTGCCCCGTCGCCCGCCGCCGAGAGCGCCGAGACCGAGCCGGCCCGGCCGGCGGAGCCGCGGTTGTTGATGACCCGGGCGGAGTTCGAAGCCGCCGACGCCTGCCCCGGCACGCGGGTCGAATGGCTCGGCGTGACCGGCGAAACCCGCGACGGCGAACCGCTGGGCCACGTCCGGCCCCGCTTCGGCTTCAACCCCGACGGCAGCTACGCCATGGCGAATCGCCAACACAGCACGCTCGTCACGAACTTGATCGCCCTCCTGCTGGGGGCGGTCGACCGGGATGTTTGGGAGGTGTTCACCCAAGACGCCGAGGTCGGCTGTCTCACCGGCCGACACCGCTTCCCCGACGTGGTCCTCACCCGCCTACCGGCCCGCTACGCCGATCACCCGCGGGACCGCGAATTCGTGCTGCTCAACCCCTCGGTCTGCATCGAAGTGTTGTCGGAGGGAACGGAGGCGGTCGATCTGCGGGACAAGCCGGGCGATTACCTCTCGATCCCCAGCGTGACGGACTATCTCGTCGTCGCGCAGGACGAACCGAACGTGCTGCATCACCGCCGGGCCGCGGGCGGAGCGATGAACGACGAACCGGCGGCGTGGGCGGTGGAGCGAATTGCCGACCTGGCCGCGACCGTCACGCTGACCGCTCCCGCGGCGACGCTGCCGCTGGCGGAGATCTACAAGCGGGTCTTCCCGGCGTGA